One window of the Streptomyces sp. TS71-3 genome contains the following:
- a CDS encoding DUF4097 family beta strand repeat-containing protein, with protein MPVWSVTEPEKLTFDTPVASLHVRTANGTVNVVGTDDGSPRLQVSEIEGAPLIVTQQGGALTVAYEDLPWKGLLKWLDHKTWRRSAVVSLAVPTGTRVEVGVVGAGAVISGIEGRTEVKSVSGDTTLVGLSGPVRTSTVSGNVEAQDVTGDLLFNSVSGDLTVVDGAGASVRAESVSGSVIVDLASASVSPDGRATHVSVSNVSGEIAIRLPHPADARVEANTASGTVSNAFEDLRVSGQWGSKKITGRLGAGNGTLKASTVSGSIALLRRPHTEDPPLTPPPFEGPAPAPQAPAAGPRRPGPEDSGPGGSDSRDNGSRSSTPQDSSPGGTSLRKAPPDDIPPEAVPPTPDGPPEGTRAAEAPDAGRPAAAEAADAPGDAPTDKKVL; from the coding sequence ATGCCCGTGTGGTCCGTCACAGAGCCCGAGAAGCTCACCTTCGACACCCCGGTGGCGTCGCTGCACGTGCGCACCGCCAACGGCACGGTCAACGTCGTGGGGACAGACGATGGTTCCCCCCGCCTCCAGGTCTCCGAGATAGAGGGCGCCCCCCTGATCGTCACCCAGCAGGGCGGCGCCCTCACCGTCGCGTACGAGGACCTCCCCTGGAAGGGCCTGCTCAAGTGGCTCGACCACAAGACCTGGCGGCGTTCCGCCGTGGTCTCCCTCGCCGTGCCGACCGGCACCCGCGTCGAGGTGGGCGTCGTCGGCGCCGGCGCCGTGATCTCGGGCATCGAGGGGCGCACGGAGGTCAAGAGCGTCTCCGGCGACACCACGCTGGTGGGCCTGTCGGGACCGGTGCGCACCAGCACGGTCTCCGGCAACGTGGAGGCGCAGGACGTCACCGGCGACCTCCTGTTCAACTCCGTCTCGGGCGACCTGACGGTCGTGGACGGCGCGGGGGCGTCCGTGCGGGCCGAGTCGGTCAGCGGCTCCGTGATCGTGGACCTCGCCTCGGCCAGCGTCAGCCCGGACGGACGCGCCACCCATGTGAGCGTCTCAAACGTCTCGGGCGAGATCGCCATCCGCCTCCCCCACCCGGCCGACGCGCGCGTGGAGGCCAACACGGCGAGCGGCACCGTCTCCAACGCCTTCGAGGACCTGCGCGTGAGCGGCCAGTGGGGCTCGAAGAAGATCACCGGCCGGCTCGGCGCGGGCAACGGCACCCTGAAGGCCAGCACGGTCTCCGGCTCGATCGCCCTGCTCCGCCGCCCGCACACCGAGGATCCGCCGCTCACGCCGCCGCCGTTCGAGGGGCCCGCGCCGGCACCGCAGGCCCCGGCCGCCGGTCCGCGCCGGCCCGGCCCGGAGGATTCCGGACCCGGCGGTTCCGATTCGCGGGACAATGGATCACGGAGTTCCACCCCCCAGGACTCCTCCCCGGGGGGCACGAGCCTGCGCAAGGCCCCGCCGGACGACATCCCGCCGGAGGCCGTCCCGCCCACCCCGGACGGGCCCCCCGAGGGCACCCGGGCGGCGGAGGCCCCCGACGCCGGCCGCCCGGCCGCCGCGGAGGCCGCCGACGCCCCGGGTGACGCCCCGACCGACAAGAAGGTGCTCTGA